GGCCAGGTGTATGCCTCGTACCAGGCGCGCTTCGAAGACCACATCGTGCGGGCCCTGGTGCGGGCCGATGGTGGCCGCGGCGACGTGGTGCTGACGTACCCCGACAAGCTGGCCATCTGGCAAGACCTGCTGGACGGCAAGGTGGCCGCCACCTGGATTTTCCAGGGCTGGGAGGGAGCCCTGGCCCAGCGCGGCGGCGTGGCCCTGCACACGTTTGCCCTGGCCGACTACGGCATCCCGTACGGCTACACGCCCGTCCTGGTCAGCACCGATGCCCTTATCGAAACGCGGCGCGGGGCCCTGCAACGCTTCCTGGCCGCCACGGAAGCCGGCTACCAGTTGGCCGCCCGCGACGCCGCCGGGGCCGCCCGGCTGCTTGAGCAAACCGGCCTGCCCGCCTTCGCCGACGCGGCCTTCACCGAAACGTCGCTCACCTTATTACAGCCCCATTTCCTAAACGAAGCCGGCCAGTGGGGCAAGATGGAGGAGGGCAAGTGGGCCGCGTTCGTGAATTGGCTGGCCGCCAACGACCTGCTCCAGCCCACCCCGCTAACCGCGCCCCACGCCTTGTTCGCCAACCTGTAGCGCAGGCAAAACCTGTGGTGCCCACAGCTTTAAAGATTGCTTAGACTAATAGAAACGGTCATGCTCATCTGGTGTCCGCGTAGCCGAAGTATCTCTACTGCGCAAGTAAATAATTACTGCTGTGGGAGGGATGCTTCGACTACGCGGACACCAGATGAGCATGACCGTTGCTGTAATTTCCTTACAAGCCGGGGCCCTACAGGTCGTAGCTGAAGGTGATTTGCTTGTCCACGTCGGGGTGCAGGCTCAGGGCCACGGGGCAGGTGCGGGCGGTGCGCTCCATCAGGGCCCGGTCGGCGGCGGCGAGGGCGGTGGGCAGGCGCAGGGCCACCTCGATGCGCGCGATGCGGCGCGGCGCCTCGGTGCTCATGTGCTTGGTGGTGGCGTAGGTGCTGCCGGCCAGGTCAAGCTGGTGGCGGTCGGCCACGATGCCCATGGTGGTGACGATGCACGAGGCCAGGGCCACGCACACCAGGTCGGTGGGCGAAAAGGCTTCGCCCTTGCCGTGGTTGTCAACGGGCGCGTCGGTGTGGATGATGGTGCCCGAGGCCACGTGGGTGGCTTCGGTGCGCAGGTGGCCGAGGTAATGGGCGGTAGCGGTGGGCATTGCGTGTATCTTTACGAATGGAACGGGAGCGGGGCCAGGGGCCGCGCAAAGGTAGCCCGCCCGTCGAACCCAACCGGCCGCGCGCGGGTTCTGGGGGCCATTCTCTCTCATCTGTTTGCGTCTAACTTCGTTGCGTATGTTGTGTGTTCGCCGCTTCCTTCCCGGCTTGGTGCTGGCCGGGGCCCTGCCGCTGGCCGCCCGGGCCCAAGACCTGCCCGCGCTGACCAGGCCTGCCCCGCGCCCGGCAGCCCCGGCGCCTAGCAACCGCTCCGCGGCCGGGGCCCCCGCCAACGGGCGCGCGCCCCTGGCCACGGCCGCGCCGTCCGACGAGCAGTCGTACCGCAAAGAATTCGTTTACGGCATCAACTTCAACACCCAGGGCGGCCTTATTGGGGGCGTGTCCATCCGCTCGGCCCGGGTGCTCGACGACCGGTGGCTGCGCTTCTGGAGCCTGGAGGGCGTGTCGCTGAAAAACCAAAAGGAGGAGCGCGTCAGCAATAACTCCACCGGGGGCAGCTTCATCTACCACAAAACCAACTACGCGTTTGCCCTGCGCCCGTCATTCGGCGTGCAGCGCATCCTGTTCCGCAAGGCGGCCGACGCCGGCGTGCAGGTGAACGCGCTGCTGAGCGCGGGGCCCTCCATCGGCATCCTGATGCCCTACTACATCAGCTACGATTACACGGCGGCCCAAACGGGGCGCTTCAGCAGCAGCGACGACATCCGCGACGAGCAGTACGACCCCGCCATCCACGTGCAGGAGGGCGCCATTGTGGACCATGCGCCGTTTTTTAGCGGCATCGCCAAAACCCAGCTCGTGGCCGGGGCCCACCTGCGCGGGGCCCTCAGCTTCGAGTACGGGCGCTACCGCGACGCCGTGGCGGGCCTCGAAGCCGGCTTCCTGGTCGAGAGCTACGCCAAGCGCCTGCTCATCCTCAGCCCCGGCAACCAAGGCGACGCCGCCCTCATCAACAACAAGTTTTTCCCGTCGGTGTACCTCACCTTGTACATCGGCCACCGCAGCTAGACGCAGTGGGCAGGTATCAGTTAACAGCCATGTTAACGCCCAATACCCAATGGGTTGACCTTGCCCCACGCGCTGGTAGTCGAAACTGCTCACTGCTCACTGACCCTGTTAATTGCCATAATGATTGACCTGCCCATCCTCAACCAGCCCGAAACGGCCGCCCCGGCCCGCCCCCGCAAGCCCGACTGGCTGCGCGTGAAGCTGCCCGTGGGCCCCGAGTACGCCGCCGTGCGCAAGCTCGTCGACGAGCATAAGCTGCACACCATTTGCGAGAGCGGCAACTGCCCTAACATGGGCGAGTGCTGGGGCGCCGGCACCGCTACGTTCATGATTCTGGGCAACATTTGCACACGCTCGTGCTCGTTTTGCGCCGTGGCCACCGGCCGCCCCACCGAGCTGGACCTCGACGAGCCTCGCCGCGTGGCCGAGGCCATTGCCCTGATGAAGGTGAAGCACGCCGTGCTTACCAGCGTGAACCGCGACGAGCTCAAGGACCGCGGTGCCAGCGTGTGGCGCGAAACCGTGGTGCTCACCAAGCAGCTCTCGCCCAGCACCACCATCGAAACCCTCATCCCCGACGTGAAAGCCAATTGGGACGCCCTAGAAACCATGATTTCGGGCGGCCAAGAAGTGATTTCGCACAACGTGGAAACCGTGGGCAGCCTCTACCGCCTGGTGCGCCCGCAGGCCAAGTACGACCGCTCGCTGGAGCAAATCCGCCGCACGAAGCTGGCCGGGCACCGCACCAAGTCGGGCATCATGCTGGGCCTGGGCGAGCAGCCCGACGAGCTGTACCAAGCCATGGACGACCTCGTGGCCAACGGCCTCGACATTCTCACCCTCGGCCAGTACCTGCAGCCCACCAAGCGCCACCTGGCCGTGGCCGAGTTCATCACCCCCGACCAATTTGCCCACTACCGCGAAGAAGGCCTCAAGCGCGGCCTGAAGTACGTGGAAAGCGGCCCCCTGGTACGCAGCTCCTACCACGCCGAGCGCCACGTGAACGTACCGGTGTAAGTTGGGCCCCGGGCCTTAGCGGCCAGCGTAGTTCGTTGAATAAGAAAGGGCCCCTTCCAACGCGGAAGGGGCCCTTTGGCTTCTGCTCAGAACACGCCGTACCGGCTTAGCGGCGGGTGTTGGTCTCGTTGGGTGGGTAGGTGCCCAGGATGCCGGTCACGATGCGCGTGGCCTCGTCCTGCGAGATGTTGTTCTGGTTGAGGGCGGCCATGCCGGTACCGCGCCAGGCCAGCTCCTTGCGGCGGGCGTCCACGATGTCGATGATGACGGTGCCGGCTTTGTACTGCGTCACGGGTGCGTAGCCGCGGCCGTAGCCGCCGTACCCGTACCCGTAGCCATAGGGGTAGCCTAGCCCGTTGTAGTAGGGCGACGTTTGCTGCTGGTTCTCCACGCGGGCGCTGTAGGCCACGAACACGTCGGGGGCCTGGCCCTGCGCCACTTCGGTCAAGCCCTTGGCGGTCAAATCGGCCGCCACGGCTGCGCGAATGCGCTGGTCAACAAACGACTCGTAGCCCTTGGCGGGGCCCCCCTGGGTATCGGCCTGCTGCTTGGGGTACCAAGACCAGGTTTTGTAGGCGCTGAAGTTGACGGCGTGGTCAAAGTCATTGGACACGCCCACGTGCGACGTGGTGCAGGCGGCGGTGCCCAGGAGCAGCGCCAAACCCGTGGCAACCAAAGCTACCGGGCGGGCAAAAAAGCGGGAATTGGGTTTCATAACAAGGGAAGAAAAAGTGGGGCGCCGGTTTGCCCGGCGGGGCGCCGCAGCGGTGCTTGCGTGCTGAGTAGTTAACGAAAAACTGGGGCCCCGCGTTCCGATTTGGTGCAGGCTTCTCGACGGCTGGGAAGTGCTAATCGCCAGCGGCTTGCTGCGCAACGACGAAAGCCCGGCCCTAGTATTGGCCGGCCGGCTGAGGACCCACGAACTGCCCAAAATGACGGTGCGCCCGGGGCCCTGGCTACCTAAGCCTGCCCATCATTATGCCCAACGATAAGCTTTAGTAGAATAATGATGGTTTGATGGGCTTAATGGACAAAATCAAATGGATTAATCCTAAATTTCTTCTATCTTTCCAACTTCTTAATCACCCTATCTTTTTAATCTTTATCTCCATGTCAAAAGTTTTATCCCTTTTATTAGTGGCTGCCGCGTTGGCTTCCTGCACCGCCGCCCGCGACGAGCGCCTGCGCACGACCAATGCCAGCCGCACCCCGCAGCCCCACACCACCATCGTGGACTGCCCCGTGTACGACGGCATGACCAAAACCTCGGCCGTGCTGGCGCAGTCGCCCACCGGCACCGAGGTGCAAGTCACCGACACCATCAGCGCCTACTTCGTGAAGGTGCGCCTCGACAAAGATGGCAAAACCACCACCGGCTACATGGACCGCCGCTGCTTCGGCGCGCGTGGCGACAAGTAGGTTTTGGTTCTAGTTGTTGGTTGCTCGTTGTTAGTTGTTCGGTTAATGGGGCCCTATTTGCACCTCGTACCTAATATAAAAAGGGCCGCTTCCATATTGGAAGCGGCCCTTTTTCCTAACAACTGACAACGAGCAACCGACAACTAAAAACTAGTACGAGGGACCCTTGTCGGCCTGTACCAGCTCCTCCTCGTGGTCGGCGTACTGTTCGATGGGCGTGCAGCTGCAAATCAGGTTGCGGTCGCCGTAAGCCGAGTCGATGCGGCTCACGCTGGGCCAGAACTTGTTGGCGCGCACCGATTCGAGCGGGTACACGGCCTGCTCGCGGGAGTAGGGGCGCGTCCAGTCGTGCACGAGCACGGTAGCGGCGGTGTGCGGGGCGTGCTTGAGGACGTTGTCCTTGGCATCGGCGCGGCCGGCTTCCACCTCGGCTATCTCCTTGCGGATGGCAATCATAGCGTCGCAGAAGCGGTCCAGCTCAGCCTTGCTCTCGCTCTCGGTGGGCTCCACCATCAGCGTGCCGGCCACCGGGAAGCTCACCGTGGGCGCGTGGAAACCGTAGTCCATCAAGCGCTTGGCAATGTCTTCTACCTCGATGCCGGCCTTTTTGAAGTGGCGGCAGTCCAGAATCATCTCGTGGGCGCAGCGGCCGTGGCTGCCGGTGTACAGCACCGGGTAGTGCGCTTCCAGGCGGGCCTTGATGTAATTGGCATTCAGGATGGCCAGCTCCGTGGCGCGCTGCAAGCCGTCGCCGCCCATCATTGAAATGTAGGCGTAGCTGATGGGCAAAATGCTGGCCGAGCCCCAGGGCGCGGCCGAAACCGCGCCGCTGCTGCGGCCTTCCACCGGCACCACGGCGTGGCCGGGCAGGTAGGGGGCCAGGTCGGCCACCACGCCGATGGGCCCCACGCCGGGGCCCCCGCCGCCGTGCGGGATGCAGAAGGTTTTGTGCAAGTTGAGGTGGCACACGTCGGCGCCGATGATGGCGGGCGAGGTGAGGCCCACCTGGGCGTTCATGTTGGCGCCGTCCATGTACACGCGGCCGCCGTGCTGGTGAATCAGTTCGCAGATTTCAATAATGGTTTCCTCGTACACGCCGTGCGTGCTGGGGTAGGTCACCATCAGGCAGCTCAGCTTGTCGGCGTACTTATCGGCTTGGGCCTTTAGGTCGGCCACGTCGATGTTGCCGTCCTCGGTGCTCTTCACTACTACCACTTGCATGCCGGCCATCACGGCCGAGGCGGGATTGGTGCCGTGGGCCGAGGCCGGAATCAGGGCCACGTTGCGGTGGTGGTCGCCGCGGGCTTCGTGGTAGCCGCGGATGGCCAGCAGGCCGGCGTACTCGCCCTGGGCCCCCGAGTTGGGCTGGAGGCTGACGGCGGCAAAGCCGGTCACCTCGCACAGCCACGTTTGCAGGTCGCTGAAAATTTGGGCGTAGCCTTTGGCTTGCTCCACGGGGGCGAAGGGGTGCAGGCCCCCAATTTCGGCCCAGGTCACCGGAATCATTTCGGCGGTGGCATTCAGCTTCATCGTGCACGAGCCCAGGGCAATCATGCTGTGGGCCAGGCTCAGGTCCTTGTTTTCGAGCTGCTTCATGTAGCGCAGCAGCTCGTGCTCGGCGTGGTGCGTGTTGAAGACCGGGTGCGTCAGGTACTCGCTGGTGCGGGCCAGGCCGGCGGGGGCCAGCAGCTCCACTTCTTCGAGCGGCGCGGGCTTGTCCGTCTCCTTGCCCAGCACCTTGCCGAACACGTCGAGGATGTCGGCCACGTCGTGCAGCTCGGTGTTTTGGTTGAGCGAAAGGCCCACCCGCACCTCGCCGAAGTAGCGGAAGTTGAGGCCCCGGGCCTCGGCTTCCTGGCGCACGGCCTGCTGCATTTCGGCGCTTTCCAGGCGCAAGTTCAGCGTGTCGAAGTAAAATTCGTTGGTTTGCTCCACGCCCAGCGTGTGCAGGCCGGCGGCCAGGGTTTGGGCCAGGGCGTGGGTGTTGACGGCGAACTGCCGCAGCCGCTGGGGCCCGTGGTACACGGCGTACATGCCGGCGAGTACGCTCAGCAGCACCTGCGCGGTGCAGATGTTACTCGTGGCTTTTTCGCGGCGGATGTGCTGCTCGCGGGTTTGCAGGGCCATGCGGTAGGCCTTGTTGCCGGCCGCGTCGATGCTCTGGCCAATCAGACGGCCGGGGATGACGCGCTTGAACTGGTCTTTGCACGAGAAGAAGCCCGCGTGGGGGCCCCCGTAGCCCATCGGCACGCCAAAGCGTTGCGAGTTGCCCACGCACACATCAGCTCCCAGCTCGCCGGGCGAAGTAAGCAGCGTGAGGGCCAGCAAGTCGGCTGCCATCACCACGAACACGTCGTGCTGGTGGGCCCCGGCAATGAAGTCTTTGTAGTCAAAAATCTCGCCGTCGGCACCCGGGTACTGCACCATGGCGCCGAAGAAATCGGGGCCCCCGAGGTCGGCCTCGCGGTGGTCGCCGATGACCAGCTCGATGCCCACCGGCGTGGCGCGGGTGCGCAGCAGGTCGAGGGTTTGGGGCAGCACCTGCTCCGAGACGAAGTATTTGTAAGCGCCTTTTTTCTTCGTCTGTGAGTGCAGCATGTGCATGGCCTCGGCGGCGGCGGTGCCCTCGTCGAGCAGGCTGGCGTTGGCAATTTCGAGGCCCGTGAGGTCAATCACCATCGTTTGGTAATTGATGAGGGCTTCGAGGCGGCCCTGGGCAATTTCGGCTTGGTAGGGCGTGTAGGCGGTGTACCAACCGGGGTTTTCGAGGATGTTGCGCTGGATGACCGGCGGCAGCGTGGTGTCGTGGTAGCCCAGGCCGATGTAGCTCTTGAACACCTGGTTCTGGCTGGCAATCTGCTTGAATTTTGCCAAAAAAGCCCGCTCGCTGAGGGCGGCGGGTAAATCCAAGGCCCGGGGCAGGCGGATGGCGGGCGGCACGGTTTCGTCGATGAGCTGGGCCACGCTGGCCACCCCGATGGTGCGGAGCATGGCTGCCTGGTCGGCGGCGCTGGGGGCGTTGTGGCGGGCTTCAAAAACGTCGGCGGGCTGGGGTTTCAGCGGCATCGGTAGGGGCATGAAGTGGGGGTGGCGGGGCGTAAAGTCCTACAACAAAGGTAGGGGCGAAACGTCCCGGCCGGGGCCTAAATCGGTAGCTTTGTCCGACCGCCCCACCCATTTTTCCGCCGCTTTATGCTCAAAATTGGTCTGCTCTGCGAGGGCAAAACCCCGCCCGACCGCCGCGTACCCCTTACGCCCAAGAAGTGCGTGGAAGCCCAAAGCACGTTCCCCGGCCTGCAAATAATTGTGCAAAACAGCCCGCTGCGCAGCTACGCCGACCAGGAATACCGCGACCTGGGCATCGAGGTGCGCGAGGATATGGCCGGCTGCGACGTGCTGCTGGGCGTGAAGGAAGTGCCCGTGGCCCAGCTGCTGCCGTACCAAACGTACCTGTTCTTCTCGCACACCATCAAGGCGCAGCCGGCCAACCAGCAGCTCCTGCGCGCGGTGCTCGACCGTAGTATTAAACTTATTGACTACGAGCTGATTACCAATGAGCGCGGCGAGCGGGTGGTGGCCTTTGGGCGTTACGCCGGCATTGTGGGGGCCTACAACGGGCTGCTCACCTACGGCCGCAAGCACGGCCTGTTTGCCCTCAAGCCCGCTCACGAGTGCGTGGACATGGACGACATGCAGGAGGAATACTTCAAAGTCAAAGCGCTGCCGCCCATCAAGATAGCCGTGACCGGCACCGGCCGCGTGGCCCAGGGGGCCCTGGAAGTGCTCGACCGCGTGGGCATCCGGCGGGTGAGCGTGTACGACTACCTTTACCACGATTTCCGCGAGCCGGTGTACGCGCAGCTGTGCTCAGCCGACTACAACAGCCGCCGCGACGGCCGCGTCTGGGACACAACCGATTTCCACCGCCACCCGGAGGCTTACAAGTCCACCTTTGGCCTGTTCGCACCCGTCACCGACCTGCTGATTGCCTGCGCTTTCTGGCACCCGGCGGCCCCGCGCCTCTTCGAGCTGGCCGACGTTGGGGGCCCCAACTTCCGCATCAACACCATCGCCGATGTCACCTGCGACGTGAACGGTTCCATCCCCATCACGCAGCGCAGCACCAGCATCCCCGACCCCGCCTTCGACTACGACCCCACCACCGGGGTCCTGGCGCCGCCCTACTCGGGCCCCCAGAATATCACGGTGATGGCCGTGGACAACCTGCCCTGCGAGCTGCCCCGCAACGCCAGCCGCGACTTCGGCCGCCAGCTGCTCGACCATGTGTTCCCCCAGTTTTTCAACGGCGATGCCGGCGGCGTGCTGGCCCGCGCCACCATTGCCATGGAGGGGAAATTGACGGAGCGGTTCGGGTATCTGGCGGGGTACGCGGGCGCCGGCCGGTAACGCTAGGCGCTATCTTTACTAGGTACCAAAGACTTCGATAATGGCCGTTATCACCCAGCTTTCGCAGCTTGATCCGAACCAGTCTTATACCTACGCCGACTACTTAAGCTGGCGGTTCACTGAGTTTGTGGAGTTAGTGAAGGGCAAGTTGTTGCGGCCCATGGCGGGCCCCAGCCCCCGCCACCAGCAGTATTCCACCAACTTGGTGGCTGAAATACACCCTTTCCTGAAAGGCAAGGCCTGCCGGGTCTACGCCGCGCCTTTCGACGTGCGCCTGATCACGGGCGGCGGTAATGGCGACGAGGAAATCCGCACCGTGGTGCAGCCCGACATCTGCGTGGTGTGCGACTTGGGCAAAATTGACAGCCGCGGCTGCGTGGGGGCCCCCGATTGGATTATTGAAATCCTCTCGCCCGGCAACGCCGGCCACGACACCAAAACCAAGTTCGACCTCTACCAGGAAAGCGGGGTGCGCGAATACTGGATTGTGTTCCCCGGCATTAACACGGTGACGGCCTACGTGCTCGAAAACGAGCGATATGAACTGGCCGCCGAGTACGCTGCGCCGGGCCCCATGCCGGTGGCCACGCTGCCGGGACTGGCTTTGGAATGGGCCGACTTGTTCGACGATCTTTAGGGCCCCTAGCGTACCCGGTACAGCCTAGCGCCGAACAGGAAGATGAAGGCGTAGCAGATAATGGGCAGGTAATAGGCCGCGGCGATGTCGTGGTTGGCGATTTTGCCCATGAGGAAGGGGAAGAACGCGCCGCCGGCTACGGCCATCACCAGCACCGACGAGGCTTGCGGCGTCTGGGGCCCCAGGTCTTTGATGCCCAGGCTGAAAATGGTGGGGAACATGATGCTGAAGAAGAAGTTGATCAGCAGCAGGCAGACGAACGACGGCCAGCCCCAGCTTTGGGCCACTACCAGGCACATGGCGATGTTGGCCAAGGCAAAGGTGGCTAGTAGTTTGGGTGGGGCGATGAAGCGCATGAGGAAGGTGCCCACGAAGCGGCCGCTCATCATCAGCACCATGAACAGGGCGAAGTAGCTGGCGGCCACTTTGTCGGAAAAGTGCATTTTCTCAACCCCGTAGTTGATGAAAAACGCCCAGGTACCGCCCTGCGCCGCCACGTTGAGGAACTGCGCCACCCAGGCCCACACGAAGTGGCGGTGCCGCAGCAGGCCCTTGGCGGCCGGCGCCACCTCGGCCGTGCCCGAGTAAAAGCCGGCCTCGGTTTCGGCGGGCGCGGGGGCGGCGTGGGCGTTGGAGAGGGGCGGCACCCGCACGAAGAAAAACGCCACGGCGATGCCCAGGATAACGCTGCCGATGATGGTGTACATGGTTTTCACCGACGACAAGTCGCCGGTGACGTGCGCCGCGCTGCCGCCCAATATGAAGTAGCTGCCCAGCAGGGGCCCCACCACCGCCCCCAGGCCGTTGAAGGATTGGGCAAAGTTCAGGCGCTGGTCGCTGGTGCGTTGGTCGCCGAGGGCAGCCATGAAGGGGTGCGCCACGGCCTCCAGCGTGGCCAGCCCGCAGGCCAGCACGAACAGGGCCCCCCGGAAAAAGCCAAACGAGCTGGCGTTGGCCGCCGGCACGAACAGGAACGCGCCCACCGCGTACAGCCCTAGCCCCAGCAGTACGCCGTTCTTGTAGCCGAAGCGCTTCATAAACAAGCCCGCCGGGATGCCCATCACCGCGTAGGCCCCAAAAATGGAGAACTGCACCAGCCCCGAGTTGGCCTTGCTCACGTGCAACACGTTCTGGAAGTGCTTGTTGAGCACGTCGCCCATCGTAATGGCAATGGCCCAGAGCATGAACAGCGACGAGACAAAAATCAGCGTCGGCACGTACTTTTTCTCCGTGAAGGAGGCGGTCTGGGGCACGGTGGCTGCCGTGGCGGCTGGTTGCATAAGGGGAAGCTAAAGGGTTGATAGTTGGGGCCCCCGGGCTTTAGCGTGGACTCTGCGAGTCCGCGTCGCTGCCCGGTCGCTGCCCGATAATCGGCAGGACGAAGCGAGCAACGCGGACTCGCAGAGTCCACGCTACAGCTTATTCCACCGGGCGAGTGGCGACGGCGATTTTCGAATCGGCGGTACCGTAGTACAGAAACCAGGTGGACTTGTAGCGCGCTAGGCCTTCCAGAAACACTACTTGGTTCACCTGGCCGGTCTTCTCGTAGGGCTTGTCGGGGCGCATGAAGTTGGTGTTGGTGCGCTGGAGCAGCTTGGTGGGGTCGTTCTTGTCGAACAGGGCCTGGGCGGCGGTGTAGGTGCCCTCGGGCAGCGACTTGTCGCCGAACGAGGGCACGTTGCGGCTGTTGTAAATCAGGCGGATGCCTTGGTCGGTGAGCATGGCCGGGGGGCCCGATTCCACCAGGTCGCTGTCGAACTTGCCGGCGCGGGTGGGCAGCACCACCTTCAGGTTGGGCAGGGTAAGGGCTTGGTCGCGCAGCGGCACGGGCGGCTTCTCGCCGGGTGCCATTTCCAGCGGCGTCCAGTGGATGAGGTCGTCGGAGGTGGCCAACCAGATTTGGGCGTCGCCCCAGTACATCCAGTACTTGCCCTTGATTTTGGTGGCCACGATGCGCCCGTCGGGCTCGTAGCGCGACACGATGGAGCCCGATTTGCTCCACTTGCCCAGGTACTTGCCGCCGCCGGCCTGGGCAAAAGCGTTGCCGTACTTCGTCCAGTGCCGCAGGTCGGGCGAGGAGGCCACGTGCAGGCGGGCCAGTTTGCCGTCGTAGGCCGTGTAGGTCATGTAATAGGTGCCCTTGGCATCTTCCACCACGCGCGGGTCCTCGGTGCCGCCGGTTTCGTACTTCTTCTGGGCGTCGTTGGCGGGGTACAGTACGGGCTCGGGCTCGCGCGCGAAGTGGATGCCGTCGGTGCTGCTGGCCAGGCCCACGCGCGAGGCCTTGCCGAAGGTGGTGATTTTATTCTCGGCCCGGTACAGCATGTAAATCTTGCCGTCGCGCACCACCACAGCGGGGTTGAACACGTCTTTTTCCTCCCACAGCACTGTCTTTTTCAGAACGGGGTCGGTGAACTTGCCCACCGCGCTGGGGCCCAAAATGGGGTTGGCGCTGTCTACTTTTACGAAGTTTAGCAGGGCCCAGCTGCCGCCGCTGGCCGCGGCGGTGGTGTCGGCTGGGGCCCCGGCGCTGGGCGCGGTGGCCACCGCGGCGGTGTTAGGCGAGCCGTTGCAGCCGGCCAGCAGGGCCAGCGCGGCAACGCTGCCGATGAGGAAAGGAACGTGGCTGGGGGAAATACGCATGCGGGGAATGAAGTGAATGTTGAGGGCAATTGGCCTAGAATCTGCGAGTCCGGGGTACTATTGGATTTCTTTCCGAATAAAAAAACCATAAAATAGAACGTCATGCAGCGCGCAGCGAAGCATCTTTTCCGCGTAACTAATCATGATTAATGGCGCAGAAAAGGTGCTTCGCTGCGCTTTGCACGACGTTCTATCTTGTGCGATTTATGGCTGCGGCGCGGCTACAGCGATTTTTCGATGGTGTAGATGGACTGCACCTCCGCGTCGGTCAAGGCGCGGTTATAGAAGCGGATGTCATCCATCTGGCCTTTGAAGTAAGCGGGGCCGTAGTACTCGAAGTAGCCGGCCGCCTGGCCGCCGGTGGGCACGCTGTTGTAGATGCTCTTGGGCAGCTGCTGGCCGATGCACAGGGCCACGGCCTGCGGCACGGTCTTCAGGGGGCCCTTCACGTCGGTCCAGGTTTTTACCAGGGCCCCGTTGATGTAGAATTTCATGCTACCGTCGGTATACGACACGGTCACGTGCGTCCACACGTTCGTGGGCACAATGCCCGCCTCGTCGTCCTTGTCGGCAGTGGTCGCCGTGGTGGTGATGGTGAGGAAGGGCTTGCCGGCGCTCTGGAGCTGGAATTTGTAGCCCGTCCAGCGGTTCAGCGAGAGCAGGTAGTTGTTGTCATTGCCATCGAAGCGCTTACACCACAGGCTGATGGTGAGCGCCTGCGGGTTGAGCGCGGCCTGGTAGGGCACCTCGATGTAGGCCCCGTTGTTGAACTCGTAGGCCTGGCCGGCTTGGCCAAACCGGTCGGCCACCAGCACCGGCAGTGTGCCACCGTCGCCGGGCGCGGTGCCGGGGCCCGTGGGGCCCGAGCGCAGCGTGCCGTTGTTGGC
This genomic stretch from Hymenobacter sp. PAMC 26628 harbors:
- the fucP gene encoding L-fucose:H+ symporter permease; translated protein: MQPAATAATVPQTASFTEKKYVPTLIFVSSLFMLWAIAITMGDVLNKHFQNVLHVSKANSGLVQFSIFGAYAVMGIPAGLFMKRFGYKNGVLLGLGLYAVGAFLFVPAANASSFGFFRGALFVLACGLATLEAVAHPFMAALGDQRTSDQRLNFAQSFNGLGAVVGPLLGSYFILGGSAAHVTGDLSSVKTMYTIIGSVILGIAVAFFFVRVPPLSNAHAAPAPAETEAGFYSGTAEVAPAAKGLLRHRHFVWAWVAQFLNVAAQGGTWAFFINYGVEKMHFSDKVAASYFALFMVLMMSGRFVGTFLMRFIAPPKLLATFALANIAMCLVVAQSWGWPSFVCLLLINFFFSIMFPTIFSLGIKDLGPQTPQASSVLVMAVAGGAFFPFLMGKIANHDIAAAYYLPIICYAFIFLFGARLYRVR
- a CDS encoding glycoside hydrolase family 130 protein encodes the protein MRISPSHVPFLIGSVAALALLAGCNGSPNTAAVATAPSAGAPADTTAAASGGSWALLNFVKVDSANPILGPSAVGKFTDPVLKKTVLWEEKDVFNPAVVVRDGKIYMLYRAENKITTFGKASRVGLASSTDGIHFAREPEPVLYPANDAQKKYETGGTEDPRVVEDAKGTYYMTYTAYDGKLARLHVASSPDLRHWTKYGNAFAQAGGGKYLGKWSKSGSIVSRYEPDGRIVATKIKGKYWMYWGDAQIWLATSDDLIHWTPLEMAPGEKPPVPLRDQALTLPNLKVVLPTRAGKFDSDLVESGPPAMLTDQGIRLIYNSRNVPSFGDKSLPEGTYTAAQALFDKNDPTKLLQRTNTNFMRPDKPYEKTGQVNQVVFLEGLARYKSTWFLYYGTADSKIAVATRPVE
- a CDS encoding LamG domain-containing protein, with amino-acid sequence MKSQRFYLFALILLLLGALVGASSCSKTDDSAPVGNADKTKLAALIDSVTVGYTAATEGTKPGTYAPGAKTALKTALDLSTATKNDASYNQAAVNAATANLRRAVVVFKSALVQEVSVANLVAQWKFSGNANDATANANNGTLRSGPTGPGTAPGDGGTLPVLVADRFGQAGQAYEFNNGAYIEVPYQAALNPQALTISLWCKRFDGNDNNYLLSLNRWTGYKFQLQSAGKPFLTITTTATTADKDDEAGIVPTNVWTHVTVSYTDGSMKFYINGALVKTWTDVKGPLKTVPQAVALCIGQQLPKSIYNSVPTGGQAAGYFEYYGPAYFKGQMDDIRFYNRALTDAEVQSIYTIEKSL